From a region of the Candidatus Coatesbacteria bacterium genome:
- a CDS encoding zinc ribbon domain-containing protein yields MPTYRFRCQACGEVFERFLAISAPDPETCPACETPGTVKRLPLAGSGLIFKGSGFYITDNRPADYERAAKKENGADADGAGESTPAQTADD; encoded by the coding sequence ATGCCGACCTACCGTTTTCGCTGTCAAGCCTGCGGCGAGGTGTTCGAGCGTTTCCTGGCCATCAGTGCGCCCGATCCGGAAACCTGCCCCGCCTGTGAGACCCCGGGGACCGTCAAGCGCCTGCCCCTGGCGGGCAGCGGTTTGATCTTCAAAGGCTCCGGTTTCTACATCACCGACAATCGTCCCGCCGACTACGAGCGGGCCGCAAAGAAAGAAAACGGTGCCGACGCCGACGGAGCCGGGGAAAGCACCCCGGCCCAAACCGCCGACGATTGA
- a CDS encoding PorV/PorQ family protein — MRATVIVLMALVLLPAAAAADAVTIAAPWLVMDPGARAGGMGRAFTGVADDVYATYFNPGGLGLFTGRQVGMMHSDRSIDEYDMYYEYLGGAYNFPDLGTFGLSAIYHDTGEVPITKDDPQPLGYMSIYSFSIGASYGYPLIPEVLGLGGSVKYVYEHLADDATAGAVAVDAGILWRTPLPKLSVGAAVMNLGMDLDYQGGSSDDEEDDPEAEPSPLPRMLKLGLAYEVPFPEKVDPDDPSKVIKLNELRFAFDYTKYLVEMEDDFATEIGEGILGVGAEYWYAGIVGLRVGYYYEEAANLEGTSFGVSLRYAGFQFDFAQVPEGELFGMKNRFSLSYAW; from the coding sequence ATGCGCGCTACAGTTATTGTCTTGATGGCCCTGGTGTTGTTACCCGCGGCGGCCGCGGCCGACGCCGTCACCATCGCCGCCCCCTGGCTGGTGATGGACCCCGGCGCCCGGGCCGGCGGGATGGGCCGGGCCTTCACCGGCGTGGCCGACGACGTCTACGCCACCTACTTCAACCCCGGCGGACTGGGCCTGTTCACCGGCCGCCAGGTCGGGATGATGCATTCCGACCGCTCGATCGACGAGTACGACATGTACTACGAGTATCTGGGCGGAGCCTATAACTTTCCCGACCTGGGCACCTTCGGCCTCTCGGCCATTTACCATGACACCGGCGAGGTGCCGATCACCAAGGACGACCCCCAGCCGCTGGGCTATATGAGCATCTACTCCTTCTCCATCGGCGCCAGCTACGGCTATCCCCTGATCCCCGAGGTGTTGGGCCTGGGCGGTTCGGTCAAGTACGTCTACGAGCACCTGGCCGACGACGCCACCGCCGGGGCCGTGGCCGTCGACGCCGGTATCCTCTGGCGCACACCGCTGCCCAAGCTGTCGGTGGGCGCCGCGGTGATGAACCTCGGCATGGACCTGGATTACCAGGGCGGCAGCAGCGACGACGAGGAGGACGATCCCGAGGCCGAGCCCAGCCCCCTGCCGCGGATGCTCAAGCTCGGGCTGGCCTACGAGGTGCCCTTCCCCGAGAAGGTCGACCCCGACGATCCCTCCAAGGTCATCAAGCTCAACGAGCTGCGCTTCGCCTTCGATTACACCAAGTACCTGGTCGAGATGGAGGACGACTTCGCCACCGAGATCGGCGAGGGCATCCTCGGCGTCGGCGCCGAATACTGGTACGCCGGCATCGTCGGTCTGCGCGTCGGCTATTACTACGAGGAGGCCGCCAACCTCGAGGGCACCAGCTTCGGCGTCAGCCTGCGCTACGCCGGCTTCCAGTTCGATTTCGCCCAGGTGCCCGAGGGCGAGCTCTTCGGCATGAAAAACCGTTTCAGTCTGAGCTACGCCTGGTAA